One window of Marinomonas primoryensis genomic DNA carries:
- the glnE gene encoding bifunctional [glutamate--ammonia ligase]-adenylyl-L-tyrosine phosphorylase/[glutamate--ammonia-ligase] adenylyltransferase, translating into MTPPNLNPNYTLFCEQSKQRSLLLEQVQEARQRQSLDRLHKDQIAQLEPLWVLSDYLHHQFMRFPHWLDDVLVLDRLPERPSKEALMSGEALFSYESAACPNIPQEHLDEVSFVKRLRLYRQWWMVRLIALDIQQRLSLHELTHRLSGLADACVNASLGWSEQQYLSLYGQALDCNGLPQSMIVIGMGKLGGNELNLSSDIDLIFAFRDHGDTQGGKKSLSNQEYFTKLGQKLIQHLDQVTADGFVFRVDMRLRPFGQSGALVLNMDSLENYYQDQGRDWERYAMIKARVMSGNALDIREFEALRKPFVYRKYLDFGAIGALRDLKQMIAKEVRRKDIEHNIKLGEGGIREVEFIAQALQILHGGRDQGLQTPALLKVLPYLVKQDYLSAQKVDELREAYLLLRRTEHALQAVNDEQTQLLPKDEMSRTRIALIVGFASWQELDTRLWEVRKNVHRSFVALIDDGEESSEEVDSQKTWRLLIKRPEDREAILDAIELIAWQDKEASITRITQLLSSRNVVFMQPIGQERLAVFLAALMFKLTEEANPDLVLERVFPILEAVLRRTAYLVLLCENHTALMHLIRLCRESVWFTEAISTTPALLDELLDANTLFSPPDKGMLVEELQQMLLRLPEDDEEAQMDAMRRFRRSIILRIAACDITEILPVMKVSDHLTWLAEVLLEQVLQQSWHYLTKKHGFPVSQGEAAHTPQLAIIGYGKSGGWELGYDSDLDLVFIHDAQASGSTDGNRSIDNLTFYTRLGQRLIHMITSFTAVGRLYEVDMRLRPSGNSGLLVSSLDAFKDYQQKEAWVWEHQALTRARGLAGEPNLLAKFEDCRKAILASVRDRKVLKAEVIKMREKMRAHLDTGGKEKGFDLKQGAGGIIDIEFMVQYFVLAWSYKYPELMRFSDNVRQLEAVAFVGLLDADQAEKMIDNYTLYRSRTHRLSLQQQGRVIQDDALVDSQILVSQYWDRFVMTDDIKT; encoded by the coding sequence TTGACACCACCGAATTTGAATCCAAACTACACACTTTTCTGTGAACAATCTAAGCAACGTTCTTTGTTATTAGAGCAAGTGCAAGAGGCCAGACAAAGACAAAGCCTTGATCGGCTACATAAAGATCAAATTGCCCAATTAGAGCCATTGTGGGTGTTAAGTGATTATTTACATCATCAATTCATGCGTTTTCCGCATTGGTTAGATGATGTATTGGTGCTGGACCGTTTGCCTGAGCGACCGTCTAAAGAGGCATTAATGTCAGGTGAGGCGCTTTTCTCTTATGAATCGGCAGCGTGCCCAAATATACCTCAAGAGCATCTGGACGAAGTCAGTTTTGTGAAGCGCCTGCGTTTGTATCGACAGTGGTGGATGGTTCGCCTGATTGCTTTAGATATTCAACAACGCCTTTCATTGCACGAGCTGACGCATCGTTTGAGCGGATTAGCCGATGCTTGTGTTAATGCGAGTCTAGGTTGGTCAGAGCAACAGTATCTTTCCTTGTATGGTCAGGCGTTGGATTGTAATGGTCTTCCTCAGTCGATGATTGTGATTGGAATGGGAAAGTTGGGAGGAAATGAGCTTAACCTATCGTCCGATATCGATTTGATCTTCGCTTTTCGAGACCATGGTGATACGCAAGGTGGTAAAAAAAGTCTGTCCAATCAGGAATATTTCACAAAATTAGGTCAAAAACTGATTCAGCATTTAGATCAAGTGACCGCCGATGGATTTGTCTTTCGCGTAGACATGCGTTTACGGCCTTTCGGTCAATCTGGCGCTTTAGTGTTGAACATGGATTCACTCGAAAATTACTATCAAGATCAAGGCCGAGACTGGGAGCGATACGCCATGATCAAGGCGCGAGTCATGTCGGGTAATGCGTTGGATATTCGTGAATTTGAAGCCTTGCGCAAGCCCTTTGTCTACCGTAAGTACCTGGACTTTGGAGCGATAGGCGCGCTACGTGACCTTAAGCAGATGATCGCCAAAGAGGTTCGTCGTAAAGACATAGAACATAATATTAAGCTGGGCGAAGGGGGGATTCGTGAAGTAGAGTTTATCGCTCAAGCATTGCAGATATTGCATGGCGGTCGAGATCAAGGCTTGCAGACACCGGCTCTATTGAAGGTGTTGCCTTATCTTGTTAAGCAAGATTATTTATCTGCCCAAAAGGTCGATGAATTACGTGAAGCCTATTTATTATTACGACGAACGGAACATGCTCTGCAAGCCGTAAACGATGAGCAAACCCAGTTATTACCAAAAGATGAAATGTCGCGTACACGCATTGCCTTGATAGTTGGTTTTGCTTCTTGGCAGGAATTGGATACGCGTTTGTGGGAAGTGCGTAAAAACGTGCATCGCTCTTTCGTGGCATTAATTGATGATGGCGAAGAGAGTAGTGAAGAAGTAGACAGCCAGAAAACATGGCGGCTGCTGATCAAGCGACCAGAAGATAGAGAAGCAATACTGGACGCAATTGAATTGATTGCTTGGCAAGATAAAGAGGCGAGCATTACGCGCATCACTCAATTGCTTAGCTCGCGTAACGTGGTCTTTATGCAACCGATAGGACAAGAACGTCTAGCAGTTTTCTTGGCCGCACTCATGTTTAAACTGACTGAGGAAGCGAATCCAGATTTAGTGCTAGAGCGAGTGTTTCCTATTTTGGAAGCGGTGCTGCGCCGCACTGCGTATCTAGTTTTATTGTGTGAAAACCACACCGCATTGATGCATCTTATTCGCTTATGTCGGGAAAGTGTGTGGTTTACTGAGGCAATTTCAACAACACCCGCTTTACTAGACGAATTATTGGATGCCAATACGTTATTCTCTCCGCCAGACAAAGGCATGCTGGTGGAAGAACTTCAGCAAATGCTATTGCGTTTACCGGAAGACGACGAAGAAGCGCAAATGGACGCCATGCGCCGTTTTCGACGTTCTATTATTTTACGTATTGCAGCGTGTGACATCACTGAGATATTGCCGGTGATGAAAGTGAGTGATCACTTAACTTGGTTGGCCGAAGTATTATTAGAGCAAGTACTTCAACAGTCTTGGCACTATTTGACCAAAAAACATGGCTTTCCAGTGAGTCAAGGAGAAGCCGCTCATACTCCTCAATTGGCCATTATTGGCTATGGGAAGTCAGGTGGTTGGGAATTGGGTTATGATTCCGATTTGGATTTAGTGTTTATCCATGATGCGCAGGCGTCAGGTAGTACGGATGGCAATCGTAGTATCGATAATTTAACTTTTTATACACGTCTTGGTCAGCGTTTGATCCATATGATTACCAGCTTTACGGCAGTTGGTCGTTTGTATGAAGTGGACATGCGTCTTCGGCCTTCTGGGAACTCCGGTTTGTTGGTGTCCAGTCTAGATGCTTTTAAGGATTATCAGCAAAAAGAAGCGTGGGTTTGGGAGCATCAAGCACTGACTCGTGCGCGAGGTTTGGCTGGCGAGCCCAACTTGCTTGCTAAATTTGAAGATTGCCGTAAGGCGATTCTTGCTTCGGTTCGCGATCGTAAAGTATTAAAGGCTGAAGTCATCAAAATGCGCGAAAAAATGCGTGCTCACCTTGATACCGGCGGTAAAGAAAAAGGTTTCGATCTAAAGCAAGGCGCTGGTGGCATCATAGATATTGAGTTTATGGTGCAATACTTTGTGTTAGCGTGGTCATACAAATACCCAGAGTTAATGCGCTTTTCAGATAATGTTCGCCAATTAGAGGCTGTTGCTTTTGTCGGTTTGCTCGACGCGGATCAGGCAGAAAAAATGATCGATAATTACACTCTGTATCGGTCTCGTACGCACCGATTGAGCTTGCAGCAGCAAGGTCGCGTGATTCAAGACGATGCATTAGTCGATAGTCAGATCTTAGTGAGCCAATACTGGGACCGCTTTGTAATGACTGATGATATCAAAACGTAG
- a CDS encoding CYTH domain-containing protein, with translation MATELELKLMVQSEYLKSASDFLDGICRLSDTDGQSRQPTLTLMNAYFDTEEASLMQAGMALRIRAVNDQFIQTVKTRGSSRVGMHARGEWEWFLPNDQLDLSLLKEVPLPESLQNMSWGSKLIEVYRTDFERQVWNIVASETKMEVVCDQGLVTSPYGEDSICELELELKDGSEVGLYDFALQLAEHVPVQVSIVSKAQKGVRLKYGQIEFPKKPLNTTNEIELAAYWFEMWLVYWEAMYFMKDEALMQPLRHSMSQLKVCLPREMAHILDSLDNELEQRLLEEESLLLGSLAGMKSVGLAMLRVGQWLNRQAF, from the coding sequence ATGGCTACCGAGCTAGAACTTAAGTTAATGGTTCAGTCTGAGTATCTCAAGTCCGCAAGTGACTTTCTTGATGGGATTTGTAGGCTTTCTGATACGGATGGGCAATCCCGTCAGCCAACTCTGACGTTAATGAACGCGTACTTTGATACCGAAGAGGCGAGTTTAATGCAAGCCGGAATGGCGCTGCGTATTCGTGCCGTTAATGATCAATTTATCCAGACAGTAAAAACCCGCGGGAGTAGTCGTGTTGGTATGCATGCTCGTGGGGAGTGGGAGTGGTTTTTGCCTAATGATCAGTTGGATTTATCCTTATTAAAAGAGGTTCCACTACCAGAATCATTACAAAATATGTCATGGGGCAGTAAGCTGATTGAGGTTTACCGAACGGATTTTGAACGACAAGTGTGGAATATTGTTGCTTCAGAAACCAAGATGGAAGTGGTGTGCGACCAAGGGCTGGTGACGTCGCCTTATGGTGAGGACTCGATTTGTGAGTTGGAACTAGAGTTAAAAGACGGTAGTGAAGTGGGGTTGTATGATTTTGCTTTGCAATTAGCCGAGCATGTTCCAGTGCAGGTTAGTATTGTCTCAAAAGCTCAAAAGGGCGTTCGATTGAAATATGGACAAATCGAATTCCCTAAAAAGCCACTCAATACAACGAATGAAATAGAATTAGCCGCGTATTGGTTTGAAATGTGGCTAGTGTATTGGGAAGCGATGTATTTCATGAAAGATGAGGCACTGATGCAGCCATTGCGTCATTCGATGTCTCAGTTGAAAGTGTGTTTACCAAGAGAAATGGCTCATATACTCGATTCTTTAGATAACGAATTAGAGCAGCGCTTACTGGAAGAAGAGTCATTGCTGTTGGGGTCGTTAGCCGGTATGAAATCCGTTGGTTTGGCGATGCTACGGGTTGGGCAATGGTTAAATAGACAGGCGTTTTAG